The Ancylothrix sp. D3o genomic sequence CTCAGCGCCAACTCCAACCCAAGATTTACCAAAAATTACCTCAACAAATTACGAGCAACCCCCCCAAGAAGAAGCACATTTAAAACTCTCGGAACCCTCACCCAAACCCAAAACAAAAAAAACCAAAGAACGACCGGCGGAAATAGCTAATTTCCCCCAACAACCGGCCCAAATTAACCCAGCACCAGCCCTCACAAAAAGCAGCCAATATATCCAAGATGAAGAACTGCGAACCACATTTAAAATAGCCTGTGAAGAACACTTACAAAAACTAGATGCAGGATTACTTTACCTAGAAAAAAATCCCAACGATCCCAGACAAATAGAAGCAATGTTGCGGGAAGCCCACAGCATAAAAGGTGATGCAGGGATGCTAGGACTCCCAGACATCAGCACCCTTGCCCACCAACTAGAGAATATTCTTAACAGCGTCACCAAAGGTGAAATTTCCATTACCCCTAACATTTGCGATCAAATGTCAGAGGTATTAGACACCATACGTCAACTCGTTAGCGAAGCCGTTACCGGCATTCCTAGTAATATAAACATCGCCGCAATTCATCATCAAGCCTCCCCACCGGCACCCCCTAGAACCGAAGAAACCATAACACTAGCTCCCCCCCCCATCCAACCTGAAAAAAACACTCCCCATCATCCAAACACAGACAACTATCGCATCGAAAGCATTCGAGTTGAAACGCGAAATCTTGACGCCTTAATGACACTTGGAGGAGAACTAACCGTTACCAAAATTCGCGTCGCCCACCGGCTCAGCGACCTCGAAAATATTGTAAATTTATGGGAAGAATGGAGTCGGAATGTTTTTATCAACCGCTTCACCCTCGATGAAATTCAGCGAACCACCAACACCAACGCACTTAAACAAGTTCAAAACTTCCACCAATCCTATGAACAACACCTCGAACAACTAGGATTACTCGTCGAAAGCCTCAAAAGTTCACTTTACGAAGACAGCACCCGACTTGATGTTATTTCCTCCGAACTCGAAGAAGGAATCCGCACCCTACGCCTATTACCTTTATCAACAATATTTAACTTATTTCCCCGCCTAGTTCGGGATTTGGCCAGACAGCAAGAAAAACAAGTTGAATTAATCATTGAAGGCGGCGAAACCAGGGCTGATAAACGCATTTTAGAAGAAATGAAAGACCCCCTGACTCATATTCTCCGAAATGCGATAGATCACGGAATTGAATTACCGGCAGATCGCATTGCTGCGGGGAAATCTCCAATCGCTACCATCCGTTTGCACGGATACCAAACCGCCAACCATATCATCCTAGAAATTTCTGATGACGGACGCGGTTTAGATATCGAAGCCATTAAACGCACTGCCCTTAAACGTGGAGTTTGTCGAGAAGAAGAACTTGCCAGCCTAAGCGACCATCAAATTCATTCTCTGATTTTCTCTCCCGGCTTTTCAACCCGCACTTTTGTAACCGAAGTTTCCGGCAGAGGTGTCGGTTTAGATGTAGTACGCACAAACGTAGAACGTCTAAAAGGCACAATTCAAGTAGAATCTAGCCCCGGTAAAGGTTGCACTTTACGCCTCAAACTTTGCACAACTCTGGCAACCGCTCATGTTTTGCTAGTAGCGGTTAATAATATCCCTTATGCAATTCCTGTGGAATTTGTAGAAATGGCTCGACTTTTACCCGTCGATGACATTTTTACCATTGAAGGGCGAGACACGATGATTTTAGATAATCAAGCAATCTCTATTGCCCGACTTGCAGATTTACTCGAATTACCTACACCAGCAGAAAGCCCACTTTTTAGTAATAATCAAAATTTATCTTGTATTATCCTTAAAATCGGGCAAGAGCGTTTGGGTGTAATTGTGGATGGTTTGCTAGATGAGCAAGATGTTGTCTTGAAATCTCAAAGCAAATTATTGCAGCGGGTGCGAAATGTCTCTGGGACAACCATTCTCGGCACCGGCGAAGTTTGTGTGGTTCTCAATCCCCAAGATTTAATTAAGTCCGTACAAAGACAATCCCGCACTATCATCCCAACACTGCCAACCGACACAGCGAAACAAAAACAAGTTATTTTATTAGTAGAAGACTCTATCGCCACCCGCACTCAAGAAAAACGCATCCTCGAAAGTGCCGGTTATGAAGTCATCACCGCAGTCGATGGCTTAGATGGCTACACCAAACTCAGAGAACGCCGTTTTGATGCCGTAGTTTCTGATATTCAAATGCCGAATCTTGACGGCTTAGGACTAACTCAAAAAATCCGTCAGCACAAAGAATATTTAGAATTGCCAATTATTTTGGTAACATCTTTGGCTTCGGATGAAGATAAGCGACGAGGCGCTTCTGCCGGTGCATCTGCATACATCACAAAAAATGCTTTTAACCAAGAGGTACTCATTGAAACCTTAAAAAGGCTCATTTAAACCCTCCACCCAATGCCAAATCACCCATCACAAATGCCAAAGGACAAATGAGCAATGACAAAGGACATCCGAGTTTTATTAGTAGAAGACTCTCCTGTTGCCACGACAATTTTTAAACGAATGCTGAGCACATCTCCTGATATTATCGTCGTGGGATGTGCCCGCACCGGCACCGAAGGATTAGCCATGATTCCCCATTTGCAGCCCCACGTTATCTGTACCGATTTACATATGCCGCAAATGGATGGGCTCGAATTTACCCAAGAAGTTATGGCAAAATTTCCCCGTCCAATTTTAGTGATCAGTTCTTCGGTTCAGCCAGAAAATACCCACAATGTTTTTAAATTACTTCAAGCCGGTGCTGTTGAAGTATTTCCTAAGCCTCGCGGTGCCATTGGCGAAAATTATGAAACAACTCGCGCTGAGTTAATTAGTAAAATTAGAATTCTCAGTGGTGTCGCTGTTTTTACCCGCCGCCGCAGACCAGTCGCCAGCGAGTCTACACCCCTCCCCCCTAAAAGCACTACGGGCAGTAAACCTGGGAACGCTCGGTCGGGAGTAAGTGCCGGCGTCGGTTTATCCGTCCGTGCCAAAGTCTCTCAGCCCCCCCGAACCGTAGTCTCGCCAACACCCGGCACCCGCCTCCCCCCCGACCAGAAGGGCGTAGACGCGCCAGCCCCTACAACCCGCACTCCCATAAAAATTGTCGGGGTCGGTGCATCCACCGGCGGGCCCCAAGCCCTCTATACAATTCTCACAAGTTTTCCGGCTAATTTTCCCGTTCCCCTTATATGTGTGCAGCACATAAGTGAGGGGTTTTTACAGGGATTGGTGGATTGGTTAAATGCTGAATGTGCAATGACAGTGAAAATTGCTAGTCCGGGTGAATGGCCTCAACCAGGAACGATTTATTTTCCGCCAGAACGCTATCATTTAGAACTCAACTCCCAAGGCCGGTTTAATTGTTCTTCGGCTCCACCCTGTAGCGGTCATCGGCCCTCTGTCACCGTTACTTTTAACTCTCTCGCCAAAATTTACGGCTCAAAAGCAATGGCAATTTTGCTCACCGGCATGGGAAGAGACGGCGCCGATGGTATGCAAGCGATAAGTCGGGCCGGTGGACTCACCATTGCTCAAGATGAAAAAACATCTGTGGTGTTTGGAATGCCTAAAGAAGCCATTGCACTAAATGCCGCTTCTTTGGTGTTGCCGGTCAATGAAATTGCCCCGATGATTTTGAATAAATTGGGAAGAGAAACTGAGTAATAACCCTATTTTTAACGGCTTTTGATTCTTCTTTCCCTTGCCGGTTAACAACCTCAGTAAAAATTATTTTATGGAGAAAAAGCTTATCTGCATTGAAATTTTTTAACACCATACAGCCGCTAACAAAAACGTTAAATTCAGCCTTCCAAATGCAGTAAAAGAGCCTTTTGAAGGGTGAATTCCTCCCTAAAAACTAATTTTAAGGAATGCTGATTTACCCTCAAAAAACTACAGTCACTCTTAACCTTTTTACTCGCTAACGAACCCTATTTATCAGGGAGTCTGTTTGATTCTTGTAGCGACGGATTTTAATCCGTCGCCTTTAGGCTTAGTCCCAAAAAGTAATCTTATCCTTACTTCTGCTCAGGATGACAAGAAATCAACGAAGTAGCCCCAAGCTGATTAATGGTAGCAATCAACTGATAAAGCCGGCCCAAATCCCGCTGATTAAAATATAAAACCAACCTGGGCAAATCCAACGTCTCATCCCCTGTTTCCTTTGGCAAAGCCGCACTTTTTTCTATCTTCCCCTTCACCAAAATATCGCCAAAATTCTCATTCAACTGCTCCACCGCCTCATCCGATAACTCGCACTTAAGGCGAATTACAAACTTATCTTCCACATAGCGACTTGAATGATATACTTTGTAAAAATTTTTAATTGCCTCACAAGCTACATCTAAATTATCCGTAATTGTGTATATACTCGTGTCTGCCGGCGAAACCAACCCACGACGGACAAGCTGCTTATTCACAAACGCATTCCAATCTTGCCAATAGTCCCCCCCCGGAGGATCAATCAAAATCACCGGCACCGGCCCAAACCGGCCTGTTTGACTCAAAGTAATACACTCAAACGCCTCATCCTGCGTGCCAAACCCCCCCGGAAACAAAGCCACCGCATCACTTTCCCGCAAAAAAAACAACTTGCGAGTAAAAAAATATTTAAACTCAATCAACTTAGAATCATCAGTAATATAAGGATTCGCCCCTTGCTCAAACGGCAAATAAATA encodes the following:
- the cheB gene encoding chemotaxis-specific protein-glutamate methyltransferase CheB, with the protein product MTKDIRVLLVEDSPVATTIFKRMLSTSPDIIVVGCARTGTEGLAMIPHLQPHVICTDLHMPQMDGLEFTQEVMAKFPRPILVISSSVQPENTHNVFKLLQAGAVEVFPKPRGAIGENYETTRAELISKIRILSGVAVFTRRRRPVASESTPLPPKSTTGSKPGNARSGVSAGVGLSVRAKVSQPPRTVVSPTPGTRLPPDQKGVDAPAPTTRTPIKIVGVGASTGGPQALYTILTSFPANFPVPLICVQHISEGFLQGLVDWLNAECAMTVKIASPGEWPQPGTIYFPPERYHLELNSQGRFNCSSAPPCSGHRPSVTVTFNSLAKIYGSKAMAILLTGMGRDGADGMQAISRAGGLTIAQDEKTSVVFGMPKEAIALNAASLVLPVNEIAPMILNKLGRETE
- a CDS encoding response regulator, which codes for MNPAPALTKSSQYIQDEELRTTFKIACEEHLQKLDAGLLYLEKNPNDPRQIEAMLREAHSIKGDAGMLGLPDISTLAHQLENILNSVTKGEISITPNICDQMSEVLDTIRQLVSEAVTGIPSNINIAAIHHQASPPAPPRTEETITLAPPPIQPEKNTPHHPNTDNYRIESIRVETRNLDALMTLGGELTVTKIRVAHRLSDLENIVNLWEEWSRNVFINRFTLDEIQRTTNTNALKQVQNFHQSYEQHLEQLGLLVESLKSSLYEDSTRLDVISSELEEGIRTLRLLPLSTIFNLFPRLVRDLARQQEKQVELIIEGGETRADKRILEEMKDPLTHILRNAIDHGIELPADRIAAGKSPIATIRLHGYQTANHIILEISDDGRGLDIEAIKRTALKRGVCREEELASLSDHQIHSLIFSPGFSTRTFVTEVSGRGVGLDVVRTNVERLKGTIQVESSPGKGCTLRLKLCTTLATAHVLLVAVNNIPYAIPVEFVEMARLLPVDDIFTIEGRDTMILDNQAISIARLADLLELPTPAESPLFSNNQNLSCIILKIGQERLGVIVDGLLDEQDVVLKSQSKLLQRVRNVSGTTILGTGEVCVVLNPQDLIKSVQRQSRTIIPTLPTDTAKQKQVILLVEDSIATRTQEKRILESAGYEVITAVDGLDGYTKLRERRFDAVVSDIQMPNLDGLGLTQKIRQHKEYLELPIILVTSLASDEDKRRGASAGASAYITKNAFNQEVLIETLKRLI
- a CDS encoding LOG family protein — protein: MAISTSPYIDSGDSLHAKVLNLIERLPNDQYAKWIERSLSTIVRLAGKEVDRLDWKILSASLQDMERAFQIFYPYRHVRKVTVFGSARVSEDSPEYKTAVEFARYVTREGFMVMTGGGGGIMQAGNEGAGADCSFGLNIYLPFEQGANPYITDDSKLIEFKYFFTRKLFFLRESDAVALFPGGFGTQDEAFECITLSQTGRFGPVPVILIDPPGGDYWQDWNAFVNKQLVRRGLVSPADTSIYTITDNLDVACEAIKNFYKVYHSSRYVEDKFVIRLKCELSDEAVEQLNENFGDILVKGKIEKSAALPKETGDETLDLPRLVLYFNQRDLGRLYQLIATINQLGATSLISCHPEQK